A part of Hyphomicrobiales bacterium genomic DNA contains:
- the gltB gene encoding glutamate synthase large subunit: protein MDNNFDLKVENETSALSSRAKRKLGSNGLPVKQGLYNPARERDACGVGFVAHMKGEKSHSIVQDGLQILLNVEHRGAVGADPLMGDGAGMLTQIPHQLFAETVDFDLPAAGDYGVAFIFMPREEALRETCVDLAETAVREAGFDVIGWRLPAVDNSMLSKDPSIASTEPIHMQMFVARPDGMDAEVFERTLYLARKILSNKVFGNTDARESGFYTVSFSSRTIVYKGMFLADQLGPYFTDLTDPRYHSALALVHQRFSTNTFPSWKLAHPYRIVAHNGEINTKRGNVNWMAARQASVSSELFGDDISKLWPISYEGQSDTACFDNALEFLMRGGYSMAHAVMMLIPEAWAGNPLMDEGRRAFYEYHAALMEPWDGPAAVAFTDGLQIGATLDRNGLRPARYIVTDDDRIIMASEAGTLPVEEKSILKKWRLQPGKMLLIDMEEGRIISDDELKQDISKTKPYRKWLDETQIVLEDLDALDMHPRKSRVALLDRQQAFGYSQEDLKLLLTPMATTGQEAIGSMGTDTPISAMSDKSKPLFTYFKQNFAQVTNPPIDPIREEIVMSLVSFIGPRPNILNLEDMAKRKRLEVRQPILTDVDLEKVRTIGDIADNQFQTVTLDCTYDASKGAEGMDAALDAICLKAEDQVNQGKNIIILSDRLVSASRIAIPSLLFTAAVHHHLIRKGLRTSVGLVVETGEAREVHHFCALAGYGAEAINPYLAFETLAEMHTSGEFPEEVDEFEVVERYIKSIDKGILKVMSKMGISTYQSYCGAQIFDAVGLSTSFVEKYFFGTETTIEGVGLAEVAQETVLRHQAAFGNVEILKNALDVGGEYAFRQRGESHAWTPSAVTNLQHAVRSESYSKYEAFAAEVNGESEKLNTIRGLFKIKMAEDVGKKPVSIDDVEPVADIVKRFSTGAMSFGSISREAHTTLAKAMNRIGGKSNTGEGGEERDRYEDLPDGSRNPERSAIKQVASGRFGVTTEYLVNSDMIQIKVAQGAKPGEGGQLPGHKVDALIAKTRHSTQGVGLISPPPHHDIYSIEDLAQLIYDLKNVNPAADISVKLVSEVGVGTVAAGVAKARADHITISGFDGGTGASPLTSLKHAGSSWEMGLAETHQTLVLNGLRSRIALQVDGGLKTGRDVIIGALLGADEFGFSTAPLIAAGCLMMRKCHLNTCPVGIATQDPELRSRFKGTPEHVINYFFYVAEEVRQIMAEMGYTNFDEMIGQSDLLDQRDMTAHWKARGLNFDNVFYKVEAEPNEIYWTERQNHPIDDILDRRLIASAEKALVGREPLSISTAISNVDRSAGAMLSGEVAKRHFDEPLDDDTISVRLTGTAGQAFGAFLAQGVTFELIGDGNDYVGKGLSGGKIIVRPADDSNIVAAESIIVGNTVLYGATAGECYFSGVAGERFSVRNSGALAVVEGCGDHGCEYMTGGVVVVIGQTGRNFAAGMSGGVAYVLDEDKTFAQRCNLAMVDLEPVPEEDDILEKIHHHGGDLMHKGRVDVSANMTKHDDERLRQLISNHQRYTGSLRAKEILDNWETFRPKFVKVMPVEYRRALQEMEDSKLSGVEAAE, encoded by the coding sequence ATGGATAACAACTTTGATTTGAAGGTTGAGAACGAGACGAGTGCATTGTCTTCTCGTGCCAAACGTAAGCTTGGCTCTAATGGTTTGCCTGTAAAGCAAGGCCTTTATAACCCAGCACGCGAACGCGATGCTTGTGGTGTTGGCTTTGTGGCTCACATGAAGGGTGAGAAATCCCATTCTATTGTGCAAGACGGCTTGCAAATTCTTCTAAACGTTGAACACCGCGGTGCGGTTGGCGCAGACCCATTGATGGGTGATGGCGCAGGTATGCTCACACAAATCCCGCATCAGCTTTTTGCAGAAACGGTTGATTTTGATCTTCCCGCTGCTGGTGATTACGGCGTTGCCTTTATCTTTATGCCGCGCGAGGAAGCCTTGCGGGAAACATGTGTCGACCTTGCAGAGACTGCTGTGCGCGAAGCGGGCTTTGACGTCATTGGATGGCGCTTGCCGGCCGTTGATAATTCAATGTTGAGCAAAGACCCGTCGATTGCTTCGACCGAGCCAATTCATATGCAAATGTTCGTAGCGCGACCTGATGGGATGGACGCTGAGGTGTTTGAGCGCACTTTATATCTCGCGCGTAAAATTCTATCGAACAAAGTTTTTGGAAATACAGATGCACGCGAAAGCGGTTTTTATACCGTGTCATTCTCATCGCGGACAATTGTTTACAAAGGCATGTTCTTGGCGGATCAGCTTGGCCCTTATTTCACAGATTTGACCGACCCGCGCTATCACTCGGCTCTTGCCTTGGTGCACCAGCGTTTTTCAACCAACACTTTCCCATCTTGGAAGTTGGCTCACCCTTACCGGATCGTCGCTCATAACGGTGAAATCAATACCAAACGCGGCAATGTAAACTGGATGGCGGCACGTCAAGCTTCTGTGTCTTCTGAGCTATTTGGTGATGACATCAGTAAGCTTTGGCCAATTTCTTATGAAGGCCAATCTGATACGGCCTGTTTTGATAACGCGCTCGAGTTTTTGATGCGTGGTGGATATTCAATGGCACACGCTGTGATGATGTTGATCCCAGAAGCATGGGCGGGCAACCCGCTCATGGATGAAGGGCGTCGTGCATTTTATGAGTACCATGCAGCTCTTATGGAGCCATGGGATGGCCCAGCCGCTGTTGCTTTCACCGATGGTTTGCAAATCGGCGCAACGCTTGACCGTAATGGCCTGCGTCCTGCTCGTTATATCGTCACAGATGATGATCGCATTATCATGGCGTCAGAAGCGGGTACTTTGCCAGTTGAAGAAAAGAGCATCTTGAAAAAATGGCGCTTGCAGCCAGGCAAGATGCTTTTGATCGATATGGAAGAAGGCCGCATCATTTCTGATGATGAGTTGAAACAAGATATTTCCAAGACCAAGCCTTACCGTAAATGGCTTGATGAAACACAGATCGTTTTGGAAGACCTTGATGCGTTGGATATGCATCCACGTAAATCACGCGTTGCCTTGCTTGATCGTCAACAGGCCTTTGGTTACAGCCAAGAGGACTTGAAACTGTTGTTGACCCCAATGGCGACAACGGGCCAAGAAGCAATCGGTTCTATGGGAACGGATACGCCGATTTCTGCCATGTCAGATAAATCGAAGCCGCTGTTTACTTACTTCAAGCAGAACTTTGCGCAGGTGACGAACCCGCCGATTGATCCAATCCGCGAAGAGATCGTGATGAGCTTGGTTTCTTTCATCGGCCCGCGTCCGAATATTTTGAACCTTGAAGACATGGCAAAGCGCAAACGTCTTGAAGTGCGTCAGCCGATTTTGACCGATGTTGATCTTGAGAAAGTGCGCACCATTGGCGACATCGCGGACAACCAATTCCAGACGGTGACGCTTGATTGTACCTATGACGCCTCTAAGGGTGCTGAAGGTATGGACGCAGCACTGGATGCGATTTGTTTGAAAGCAGAAGACCAAGTCAATCAGGGTAAGAATATCATTATTCTGTCTGACCGTTTGGTGAGCGCAAGCCGCATTGCTATCCCGTCATTGTTGTTTACAGCAGCCGTTCATCACCATTTGATCCGCAAAGGTCTTCGTACCTCTGTCGGTCTGGTTGTTGAGACAGGCGAAGCACGTGAGGTGCATCACTTCTGTGCGCTTGCAGGTTATGGCGCGGAAGCAATCAACCCTTATCTTGCGTTTGAAACACTCGCTGAAATGCACACGTCAGGTGAATTCCCTGAAGAGGTGGATGAGTTTGAAGTTGTTGAGCGCTACATTAAATCTATCGACAAAGGCATCTTGAAAGTGATGTCTAAAATGGGCATTTCGACTTATCAGTCTTATTGCGGTGCGCAGATTTTTGATGCGGTTGGTCTTTCAACATCGTTTGTTGAAAAATACTTCTTTGGCACTGAGACAACAATTGAAGGCGTTGGCCTTGCAGAAGTTGCACAAGAAACTGTGCTTCGTCACCAAGCAGCTTTTGGTAATGTCGAAATCTTGAAAAACGCTCTTGATGTTGGCGGTGAATATGCCTTCCGTCAGCGCGGTGAAAGCCATGCTTGGACACCATCAGCGGTGACAAACCTACAGCATGCTGTGCGTTCTGAGAGCTACTCAAAATATGAAGCATTCGCGGCAGAAGTGAACGGCGAGAGCGAGAAACTCAACACAATTCGCGGCCTGTTCAAAATTAAAATGGCGGAAGATGTCGGCAAGAAGCCTGTGTCTATTGATGACGTTGAACCTGTTGCTGATATTGTGAAGCGCTTCTCAACGGGCGCCATGTCTTTCGGCTCTATTTCGCGTGAAGCTCATACAACGCTTGCAAAAGCCATGAACCGTATCGGCGGTAAGTCGAACACGGGTGAGGGTGGTGAAGAGCGTGACCGCTATGAAGACTTGCCAGATGGATCACGCAACCCAGAACGTTCTGCGATTAAGCAGGTTGCCTCTGGTCGTTTTGGTGTGACGACAGAATATCTCGTCAACTCAGACATGATCCAGATTAAAGTGGCGCAAGGTGCAAAACCGGGTGAGGGCGGCCAATTGCCGGGCCACAAGGTTGACGCGTTGATTGCAAAAACACGGCACTCGACACAAGGCGTTGGCCTCATTTCTCCGCCACCGCACCACGATATTTATTCAATCGAAGATTTGGCTCAGCTGATCTACGATTTGAAGAACGTGAACCCTGCTGCTGATATTTCGGTTAAACTCGTATCTGAAGTTGGCGTTGGTACTGTTGCTGCTGGTGTTGCGAAAGCGCGCGCTGATCACATTACGATTTCAGGGTTTGATGGTGGTACAGGCGCATCGCCGCTCACATCGCTTAAACACGCTGGTTCGTCATGGGAAATGGGCCTTGCTGAAACGCACCAAACACTCGTGCTAAACGGTCTTCGCTCCCGCATTGCCTTGCAGGTTGATGGCGGTTTGAAAACGGGTCGTGATGTGATTATCGGTGCGCTTTTGGGTGCAGATGAATTTGGCTTCTCAACAGCGCCACTTATTGCGGCAGGTTGCTTGATGATGCGCAAATGTCACCTCAACACATGTCCTGTTGGCATCGCCACACAAGACCCAGAATTGCGTAGCCGCTTTAAAGGCACGCCTGAGCATGTGATCAATTATTTCTTCTATGTGGCTGAAGAAGTACGTCAGATCATGGCTGAGATGGGCTATACGAATTTTGATGAAATGATCGGTCAATCAGATCTTTTGGACCAACGCGATATGACTGCGCATTGGAAAGCACGCGGTTTGAACTTTGATAACGTTTTCTACAAAGTTGAAGCTGAGCCGAATGAAATTTATTGGACTGAGCGCCAAAACCACCCGATCGACGACATTCTTGATCGTCGTTTGATTGCCAGTGCTGAAAAAGCGCTTGTTGGGCGTGAGCCGCTTAGTATCAGTACGGCGATTTCCAATGTGGATCGCTCTGCTGGTGCGATGTTGTCTGGTGAAGTCGCAAAACGCCATTTCGATGAGCCGCTTGATGATGATACAATCAGCGTGCGCCTTACAGGGACAGCCGGACAAGCGTTTGGTGCGTTCTTGGCGCAAGGTGTTACATTTGAATTGATCGGTGACGGCAACGACTATGTCGGCAAGGGTCTTTCAGGCGGCAAAATCATTGTGCGTCCTGCTGATGATAGCAATATTGTTGCGGCTGAAAGCATTATCGTTGGCAATACTGTATTGTATGGTGCAACGGCAGGTGAGTGTTATTTCAGCGGTGTTGCTGGCGAACGTTTCTCTGTTCGTAACTCTGGCGCCTTGGCTGTCGTGGAAGGCTGTGGTGATCATGGCTGTGAATATATGACAGGCGGCGTGGTTGTTGTGATCGGTCAAACAGGACGCAACTTTGCAGCGGGCATGTCCGGCGGTGTTGCTTATGTTTTGGATGAAGACAAAACCTTCGCGCAACGTTGTAATTTGGCGATGGTTGATTTGGAGCCAGTGCCGGAAGAAGATGATATTTTGGAGAAAATCCACCACCACGGTGGCGACCTAATGCACAAAGGCCGCGTTGATGTTTCTGCTAATATGACGAAGCATGATGATGAGAGATTGCGTCAGTTAATCTCAAACCACCAGCGTTATACAGGCTCTTTGCGAGCCAAAGAGATTTTGGATAATTGGGAAACCTTCCGTCCGAAATTCGTCAAGGTAATGCCGGTTGAATATCGTCGTGCACTTCAAGAAATGGAAGATAGCAAACTGTCAGGTGTCGAGGCGGCTGAGTAG
- a CDS encoding Hsp20 family protein → MRHADYSPLYRNSVGFDRLFSLLDSVTADAPTNSYPPYNIERTSDDAYRITMAVAGFAQGDLDIELKETVLTVTGGKGDDTREGVEVLHQGIAARSFKSQFHVADHVEVVGAALENGLLHIDLVREIPEAMKPRKISIASGGSDDTKQIEGAPVN, encoded by the coding sequence ATGCGTCACGCTGATTATTCACCCCTATACCGTAATTCTGTTGGTTTTGACCGTTTGTTCTCACTGTTAGACAGTGTTACCGCAGATGCCCCAACAAATTCCTATCCACCTTATAACATTGAACGCACCAGCGATGATGCTTACCGCATTACGATGGCTGTTGCTGGTTTTGCCCAAGGCGATCTTGATATTGAGCTTAAAGAAACCGTTTTGACCGTGACTGGCGGCAAGGGCGACGATACGCGCGAAGGTGTTGAAGTGTTGCACCAAGGTATTGCCGCGCGATCCTTTAAAAGTCAGTTCCATGTGGCTGATCATGTGGAAGTGGTTGGTGCTGCCTTGGAAAATGGACTTTTGCACATTGATCTGGTGCGCGAGATCCCTGAGGCAATGAAACCGCGTAAAATTTCTATCGCGAGCGGTGGCTCAGACGATACGAAGCAGATTGAAGGAGCGCCGGTGAACTAA
- a CDS encoding alpha/beta hydrolase has protein sequence MEKPVLFENTDNPAPENASVHTIVTRDKVPLRVAFWQPTHNLTRDGEAIGTVCLFHGFSEYIEKYYEVIGELRRRGFAVAIMDWRGHGMSKRFFKNRARGHVSSYRHYQRDLGTFIEEFVKPNCPKPYYALAHSMGGHNIFRSCANGHGTVFERVVLSAPMLHLSPPNLMGFHWLKGGKKKFSNKIVSQRPTRIVSGLVRFLGLGWIFASSGNHLKVPFEGNRLTSDEKRYERNQKLLSQYPELGIGGPTISWLNASCRSMRKILRPSFIQKINVPILIIAAGSDQVVSTAALEKVGPDLRIGHQVVILGAKHEILQERDELREQFWAAFDAYIPGSDPVRSTYKSAHHNNIDR, from the coding sequence ATGGAAAAACCTGTTCTTTTTGAAAACACTGACAACCCAGCGCCTGAAAACGCCTCCGTGCATACAATTGTTACCCGTGACAAAGTGCCATTACGGGTCGCTTTTTGGCAACCAACACACAATCTAACCCGCGATGGTGAAGCGATTGGGACTGTGTGCCTGTTTCACGGCTTTTCAGAATATATCGAAAAATATTACGAGGTCATTGGTGAGTTGCGCCGTCGAGGCTTTGCCGTCGCCATAATGGATTGGCGCGGGCATGGCATGTCAAAGCGATTTTTCAAAAACCGCGCACGCGGCCATGTCAGCAGTTACAGACATTACCAACGTGATTTGGGTACCTTCATCGAGGAATTCGTCAAACCAAACTGTCCAAAGCCCTATTACGCGCTTGCTCATTCAATGGGTGGGCATAATATTTTCCGCTCCTGCGCCAATGGTCATGGCACCGTGTTTGAACGGGTCGTTCTATCAGCACCCATGCTGCACCTTTCCCCACCCAACTTGATGGGCTTTCATTGGTTAAAAGGCGGCAAAAAGAAATTCAGCAATAAAATCGTCTCACAAAGACCGACGAGAATTGTCAGTGGTTTGGTGCGCTTTCTCGGCCTCGGCTGGATTTTTGCTTCTAGTGGCAATCACCTCAAGGTCCCGTTCGAAGGCAATCGGCTAACGTCTGATGAAAAAAGATATGAACGCAACCAGAAACTTCTCAGTCAATACCCTGAGCTTGGCATCGGTGGGCCAACAATATCATGGCTAAATGCCAGTTGCCGCAGTATGCGAAAAATACTGCGCCCCAGTTTCATCCAAAAAATCAACGTCCCCATTTTAATAATCGCAGCAGGGTCAGACCAAGTGGTGTCGACCGCCGCACTTGAGAAAGTTGGCCCAGACCTTCGCATCGGTCATCAGGTCGTGATTTTGGGTGCTAAACACGAAATTTTGCAAGAGCGCGACGAACTGCGCGAACAGTTTTGGGCAGCTTTTGATGCTTATATTCCAGGCTCTGATCCTGTGAGATCCACCTATAAGTCAGCACACCACAACAATATAGACCGCTAG
- the hisN gene encoding histidinol-phosphatase: protein MELIDFLDTLGDAASAAILPHFRTRMDELGALDNKEEGTGFDPVTVADKAGEMAMRALIGEHFPDHGILGEEYENVRLDADNVWILDPIDGTRAFISGLPVWGVLIGHKQDGKAHVGMMVQPFTGERFVGDCQAAWMTRGGEKTILKTRTCSSLANATLFTTDPALMKGHAARKYQAIEKQVRLNRYGVDCYAFAMLAAGHVDIVIEDGLKPFDIAALIPIIEGAGGCITTWDGGNPVDGGSIVASGDPVLHEQLLKALA, encoded by the coding sequence ATGGAACTAATTGATTTTCTCGATACATTGGGTGATGCCGCAAGTGCAGCCATTCTACCGCACTTTAGAACGCGGATGGATGAGCTTGGTGCGCTTGATAACAAGGAAGAGGGGACAGGGTTTGACCCTGTGACCGTTGCCGATAAAGCCGGTGAAATGGCGATGCGGGCGCTCATTGGTGAGCATTTTCCTGATCACGGCATATTGGGCGAAGAATATGAAAATGTTCGCCTTGATGCAGACAATGTCTGGATATTAGACCCGATAGACGGCACCCGCGCCTTTATTTCTGGTCTGCCTGTTTGGGGTGTGTTGATCGGTCATAAGCAAGACGGTAAGGCCCATGTGGGGATGATGGTTCAGCCTTTTACGGGCGAGCGCTTTGTTGGGGATTGTCAGGCTGCTTGGATGACACGCGGTGGGGAAAAAACAATTCTTAAAACCCGCACCTGTTCGTCTCTTGCGAACGCGACTTTATTCACGACGGATCCTGCTTTGATGAAGGGTCACGCGGCGCGTAAGTATCAGGCGATCGAAAAACAAGTGCGGCTCAATCGCTACGGTGTTGATTGTTATGCTTTTGCTATGCTGGCTGCAGGGCATGTTGATATCGTCATCGAAGATGGCTTGAAACCGTTTGATATAGCAGCGTTGATCCCGATTATTGAAGGCGCTGGCGGCTGCATCACAACATGGGATGGCGGTAATCCAGTTGATGGTGGTTCCATTGTTGCAAGCGGCGATCCGGTCTTGCATGAGCAACTTCTAAAAGCGTTGGCTTAA
- a CDS encoding N-formylglutamate amidohydrolase, whose protein sequence is MTDNTDFTFEAAFDVIAPQQQNLPFVFNSPHSGAHYPAAFLESSRLTPLSIRRSEDLFVDDLFMEMPKYGAPLLRANFPRAYLDVNREPYELDPKMFDGPLPSYANIRSIRVAGGLGTIARVVAEGQEIYQGKLSVDEAISRIEHLYNPYHKQLRQMLAKTIVDHGVACLIDCHSMPSGCIGDSHMARPDFVLGDRYGTSCSTDLTDMLWTYLNNKGYHVSRNKPYAGGFITEHYGRPAKQLHAIQIEINRGLYADEENFERNEKFGRVKKDLTSVFQKIFNHRQDLFDDDIPLAAE, encoded by the coding sequence ATGACGGATAATACTGATTTTACTTTTGAGGCTGCATTTGATGTGATCGCGCCCCAACAGCAAAACTTGCCGTTTGTTTTCAATTCACCGCATTCTGGTGCTCATTATCCGGCGGCCTTTTTGGAAAGTTCTCGTCTGACGCCGCTCTCAATTCGTCGCTCAGAAGATTTGTTTGTCGATGATTTGTTTATGGAAATGCCAAAATATGGTGCGCCTTTGTTGCGAGCAAACTTTCCGCGCGCTTATTTGGATGTAAACCGTGAGCCTTATGAGCTTGATCCAAAGATGTTTGATGGGCCCTTGCCATCTTATGCCAATATTCGCTCTATCCGCGTTGCAGGCGGCCTTGGTACAATTGCCCGCGTGGTGGCAGAAGGCCAAGAAATTTATCAAGGTAAGTTGAGCGTTGATGAGGCTATTAGCCGCATCGAGCACCTTTATAATCCTTACCACAAACAATTGAGACAAATGCTTGCCAAAACAATCGTTGATCACGGTGTTGCCTGTTTGATTGATTGTCATTCCATGCCATCTGGCTGCATTGGCGATAGCCACATGGCGCGACCTGATTTTGTATTAGGTGATCGTTATGGCACCAGTTGTTCTACAGATCTAACCGATATGCTTTGGACCTATCTGAACAACAAAGGTTATCATGTGAGCCGCAATAAGCCCTATGCTGGCGGGTTTATTACTGAGCACTATGGCCGACCGGCCAAGCAACTTCATGCCATCCAAATTGAGATTAATCGTGGTCTTTATGCGGATGAAGAAAACTTTGAACGCAATGAAAAATTTGGTCGTGTGAAAAAAGATCTGACCTCAGTGTTTCAAAAAATATTCAATCATCGTCAAGATTTGTTCGACGATGATATTCCTCTTGCTGCTGAATAA
- a CDS encoding response regulator, producing the protein MASRILLAEDDNDMRRFLAKALENAGYDVISYDNGKSAYERLCEEPFTMLLTDIVMPEMDGIELARRATELDPDLKVMFITGFAAVALNPESDAPKDAKVLSKPFHLRDLVNEVEKLMAA; encoded by the coding sequence TTGGCATCTCGTATACTTTTGGCTGAAGATGATAACGACATGCGTCGCTTTCTAGCAAAAGCGCTAGAAAACGCGGGCTACGACGTTATCTCCTATGACAACGGCAAGAGCGCTTATGAAAGACTGTGTGAAGAACCTTTCACGATGTTGCTTACAGATATTGTCATGCCAGAAATGGATGGCATTGAGCTTGCTCGTCGCGCCACTGAACTCGACCCAGATCTAAAAGTGATGTTCATCACAGGGTTTGCAGCTGTTGCTCTCAACCCTGAATCAGATGCACCAAAAGACGCGAAAGTTTTGTCAAAACCTTTCCATTTGCGTGATCTGGTGAACGAAGTTGAAAAACTGATGGCTGCATAG
- the ykgO gene encoding type B 50S ribosomal protein L36 gives MKVRNSLKSLRGRHRENRLVRRKGRLYVINKTNPKFKARQG, from the coding sequence ATGAAAGTCAGAAATTCTCTTAAATCGTTGCGGGGTCGTCACCGGGAAAACCGTCTTGTGCGCCGTAAAGGTCGCCTTTACGTGATCAACAAGACGAACCCTAAATTTAAAGCTCGCCAAGGCTAA
- a CDS encoding tetratricopeptide repeat protein yields the protein MKNIFLLIAMSSFLSTNSAGANAGSVLVAKANDANSFIEAQSKTPIPVPSPEAEADRNAQKDRNEADARALEEAQRKASGNELPLLSEEREERLDQLFAILKDAKNEQLSQKAIQEIEAIWSKSGSDTIDLLVQWAGEATNNKEYGKALDFLDNVVRLKPDYAEGWNKRATVHFLNKDYGYSIADVERTLELEPRHFGALAGLSIMLLDYNEDARALEFMRRALEINPSLEHLKKQIETLRKEIEGRGA from the coding sequence ATGAAAAACATTTTCCTTCTGATTGCTATGTCTTCCTTTTTGTCGACCAACAGTGCGGGCGCAAACGCTGGCTCCGTTTTGGTGGCGAAGGCTAATGATGCAAATAGCTTCATAGAGGCCCAATCAAAAACGCCAATTCCTGTTCCAAGTCCCGAAGCTGAAGCAGACCGCAACGCACAAAAAGATCGCAACGAAGCAGATGCCCGCGCGCTTGAAGAAGCACAGCGCAAAGCAAGCGGCAACGAACTTCCTCTCCTCAGCGAAGAGCGCGAAGAGCGCCTCGATCAATTGTTTGCCATTTTAAAAGACGCCAAGAACGAACAGTTATCACAAAAGGCCATTCAAGAAATTGAAGCCATCTGGTCAAAATCGGGCAGCGATACGATCGATCTTTTGGTTCAATGGGCAGGTGAGGCTACAAACAACAAAGAATACGGCAAAGCGCTCGATTTTCTCGATAACGTCGTCCGCTTGAAACCAGATTATGCAGAAGGCTGGAACAAACGTGCGACAGTCCATTTTCTCAATAAGGATTATGGCTATTCAATCGCAGATGTAGAGCGCACCTTAGAGCTTGAACCTCGTCACTTTGGTGCCTTGGCAGGTCTTAGCATTATGCTTCTTGATTATAATGAGGATGCCCGTGCGCTTGAATTCATGCGGCGTGCCCTAGAAATCAATCCGTCATTGGAGCACCTCAAAAAGCAAATTGAGACCTTACGTAAAGAAATTGAAGGCCGTGGCGCTTAA
- a CDS encoding alpha/beta hydrolase, with protein sequence MLIAFILILVLICVIAGGLFWLAKITQREAAKIIKAFPPLGEIAKINGHDVHFIDTKGNAQDKATGFAVVFLHGASGNLRDPLHVFKDRLVDDARLIFIDRPGHGWSTRDETMNMPDQQAKQVIGLLNEIGVKQAIFVGHSYSGALIANIALDYPERVAGLLFNSPVSHPWPGGVSWYYHLASHPIIGPLFCNTLTLPIGLRQLECATQKVFWPNNVPAVYANDIGNNMVLTPKRFRANANDIAVLRDFVVKQSKRYGEIAVPTTIITGDKDQIVLPWVHSEGLARDIKDPRTRLIYLKNAGHMPHHDAAELFAEEIRLLVDDVKPAFQTTAAE encoded by the coding sequence ATGCTAATAGCTTTCATACTGATTTTAGTCCTCATTTGTGTCATTGCGGGTGGCCTGTTTTGGCTGGCCAAAATTACACAACGTGAAGCAGCTAAAATTATCAAAGCATTTCCGCCGCTTGGCGAGATTGCAAAAATCAATGGACACGATGTTCATTTCATCGACACCAAAGGAAATGCTCAAGACAAAGCAACAGGCTTTGCTGTGGTCTTTCTGCATGGGGCAAGCGGTAATCTGCGCGACCCATTGCACGTTTTCAAAGACCGGCTTGTTGATGATGCCCGCCTCATCTTCATCGATCGCCCCGGCCACGGTTGGAGCACGCGTGATGAGACGATGAACATGCCAGATCAACAAGCCAAACAAGTGATCGGCCTGCTGAATGAGATTGGTGTTAAGCAAGCCATATTCGTCGGGCATTCCTATAGCGGTGCATTGATTGCCAATATTGCGCTTGATTACCCAGAACGAGTTGCAGGCCTGCTGTTTAATTCACCTGTCAGCCACCCGTGGCCCGGTGGTGTAAGCTGGTATTACCATCTTGCCTCACACCCGATAATTGGGCCGCTTTTCTGCAATACGCTAACGCTACCAATCGGCCTTCGCCAACTAGAGTGCGCCACGCAAAAAGTATTTTGGCCAAACAACGTACCTGCCGTTTACGCCAATGATATTGGAAACAATATGGTGTTAACGCCGAAACGTTTTCGCGCCAATGCAAATGATATTGCCGTGCTGCGGGACTTTGTGGTGAAACAATCAAAACGCTATGGTGAGATTGCCGTGCCGACTACCATCATCACGGGAGACAAGGATCAAATTGTTCTGCCATGGGTTCATTCAGAAGGTTTGGCGCGGGACATCAAAGATCCACGCACACGTCTGATTTATCTCAAAAACGCGGGGCATATGCCGCATCATGATGCGGCAGAGCTTTTTGCAGAAGAAATTAGGCTATTGGTCGATGACGTTAAGCCAGCTTTCCAAACAACAGCGGCTGAATAG